One Candidatus Bathyarchaeota archaeon genomic region harbors:
- a CDS encoding secondary thiamine-phosphate synthase enzyme YjbQ produces the protein MVVVSREVRLESRRELDIIDVSDMVQRAVYESGLENGIVTIFVSGSTGALTTIEYEPGLLRDLPEALERIAPRDIPYEHEKRWHDGNGHSHVRASLLGPSLTVPFINRRLALGTWQQIIFIELDVRPRSRNLILQIIGE, from the coding sequence ATGGTTGTGGTGTCGAGGGAGGTCCGCCTGGAGTCTAGGCGTGAGCTCGACATCATAGATGTGTCCGATATGGTTCAGAGGGCCGTTTATGAGTCGGGCCTCGAGAACGGCATCGTGACCATATTCGTATCGGGCTCCACCGGGGCCCTGACCACCATAGAGTACGAGCCGGGCCTCCTGAGGGATCTCCCCGAGGCCCTGGAGAGGATCGCCCCCAGGGACATACCCTACGAGCATGAGAAGAGGTGGCATGACGGGAACGGCCACTCCCACGTGAGGGCGTCCCTGCTGGGTCCAAGCCTCACCGTGCCCTTCATAAACCGCAGGCTCGCATTGGGGACCTGGCAGCAGATAATATTCATCGAGCTCGACGTGAGGCCCCGCTCGAGAAACCTCATCCTCCAAATAATAGGGGAATAA
- a CDS encoding glutamate--tRNA ligase, giving the protein MVEAVRGYALANAVRHGGKAELKPVLAKLLAEDPALRDRVKDLIRIVEGVIEEVNAKPLGEQERELKARYPHLLGAGEPETRGREREGERMLPPLPSAYSYGRVTTRFSPNPDCVLHLGSLRAIILSHEYARMYDGRFILRFEDTDPRLKKASLEFYQAIREDLEWLSCRWDEEYIQSDRIPIYYEYAARLLALGGGYVCTCDGEYFKSRVSRGLPCPCRDLPRSVQEERWHLMLNGEFGEGEAVLRVKTELNHPNPAVRDWPALRIIDPERHPHPRVGGRYRVWPLYNFACGVDDHLLSVTHIIRGKEHLTNTVRQRYLYHHFGWRYPETMHYGRLRMLDADLSKSTILRKVESGEVSGFDDPRLATLKALRRRGISPQALRQLIMEIGPRPVDATISWENIYAYNRRILEPSSKRYLYVEDPIHLVVEGAPGGLEAKIPYHPSHPEMGSRTIHVKPGADGSIRLLIAGSDLSLIEDSEHFRLMGLLNARYMGAGPGEAYASYEGRGHEEARERGIPIIQWVNPEECVEAAVTMPSAHTSKGKGERALLEARVDETVQLVRFGFARVDGIDGESIHLYYAHK; this is encoded by the coding sequence ATAGTCGAGGCCGTCAGGGGATACGCTCTGGCCAACGCGGTCCGGCACGGGGGGAAGGCTGAGCTTAAACCCGTGCTGGCCAAGCTGCTCGCCGAGGACCCCGCGCTCAGGGATAGGGTGAAGGATCTCATCCGGATAGTCGAGGGTGTGATCGAGGAGGTGAACGCTAAACCCCTCGGGGAGCAGGAGAGGGAGCTCAAGGCGAGGTATCCCCACCTGCTAGGCGCCGGGGAGCCCGAGACGCGGGGGAGGGAGAGGGAGGGGGAGAGGATGCTGCCGCCGCTCCCCAGCGCCTACAGCTACGGGAGGGTTACGACCCGTTTCTCCCCGAACCCGGACTGCGTGCTCCACCTGGGCTCCCTCAGGGCCATAATACTATCCCATGAATACGCTAGGATGTACGATGGAAGGTTCATCCTGAGGTTCGAGGATACGGATCCCAGGTTGAAGAAAGCCTCCCTGGAGTTCTACCAGGCCATAAGGGAGGATTTGGAATGGCTCAGCTGCAGGTGGGATGAGGAGTACATCCAGAGCGACAGGATCCCCATATACTACGAGTATGCGGCTAGGCTCCTAGCCCTCGGGGGAGGCTACGTATGCACCTGCGACGGGGAGTACTTCAAGTCTAGGGTCTCGAGGGGCCTCCCATGCCCCTGCAGGGACCTCCCGAGGAGCGTCCAGGAGGAGAGGTGGCATCTCATGCTCAACGGGGAGTTCGGGGAGGGGGAGGCCGTCCTGAGGGTTAAGACGGAGCTGAACCATCCCAACCCGGCCGTGAGGGATTGGCCCGCCCTCAGGATAATAGATCCCGAGAGGCATCCCCACCCCAGGGTTGGGGGAAGGTATAGGGTGTGGCCCCTATACAACTTCGCGTGCGGCGTAGACGACCACCTCCTATCCGTGACCCACATCATAAGGGGTAAGGAGCACCTCACCAACACGGTGAGGCAGAGGTACCTCTACCATCACTTCGGATGGAGGTATCCTGAGACCATGCATTACGGCCGGCTGAGGATGTTGGACGCCGACCTGAGCAAGTCCACGATCCTCAGGAAAGTGGAGTCAGGGGAGGTTTCAGGGTTCGACGACCCGAGGCTGGCGACCCTTAAAGCCTTGAGGAGGAGGGGGATATCCCCCCAAGCCCTGAGGCAGCTCATAATGGAGATAGGGCCTAGACCCGTGGACGCCACGATAAGCTGGGAGAACATCTACGCCTACAACAGGAGGATCCTGGAGCCATCCTCCAAGAGGTACCTCTACGTGGAGGATCCCATACACTTGGTCGTGGAGGGTGCGCCCGGAGGCTTGGAGGCTAAGATACCCTATCATCCGAGCCATCCGGAGATGGGATCCAGGACCATCCATGTGAAGCCTGGAGCCGACGGATCCATCAGGCTCCTCATAGCGGGGAGCGACCTAAGCCTCATAGAGGATTCGGAGCATTTCAGGCTGATGGGGCTGCTCAACGCCCGTTACATGGGAGCCGGCCCCGGCGAAGCATACGCCTCCTATGAGGGCAGGGGACATGAAGAGGCTAGGGAGCGGGGCATACCCATAATCCAATGGGTCAACCCTGAAGAATGCGTGGAAGCGGCGGTCACCATGCCCTCCGCCCACACCTCCAAGGGTAAGGGTGAGAGGGCCCTGCTCGAGGCCAGGGTGGACGAGACGGTTCAACTCGTACGGTTCGGGTTCGCCCGGGTCGACGGGATAGACGGGGAATCCATACACCTCTACTACGCCCACAAATAG
- a CDS encoding DUF2070 family protein — protein sequence MSEAENYLNVKGTKPYYDLLRRFRFPSHKRIVGEVLAVSLLGGASSFLAYSFDPASLFKGVFYGFSGVFLPLIGAGLAASKIIGRDPILNLRRSLALALFSSILWAVTGFLGGVLGRLHSSFRFPSYPLYAAALLITPIRTLAVTSISSQSPWRKFAASFIEPGSYLSAAHVVAGAPIREVLQVLLAAAALAIAYASSIGIYMESKGRRELSISPSMLFRGFLLEWLEGDNRIVERHLEELSLEDTVKVTVIKFRDKAHADLRAAVAVANFHPGPLLNIGSSILPCRIQEAVKERFNAPIMVPHGISGHERNLVSQAQNEKVISKVVELLEEEGSWGGVTEPVEAAKANASSRCQVFHGCALVTLTLAPGDSEDIPPELEEEILAYSERFFRHAALVDAHNSISRVAVLNGGDVENLRGAAEEAIRRASGMRENPFKLGVAEVDLKDYGLRHGVGPGTGYILLIGIRDKIYSYLILDGNNMASGLREKIHKALTLEGITPVETMTTDTHAVNGIVTSELGYHPIGGAIPHEDLIRRILDAAARAKASMAEAEASYSVGEVRVKTLGLALFSKLASFMHSTGRFIAASMIPLIASSITLLSLMVGWIP from the coding sequence GTGAGCGAAGCCGAGAACTACCTGAACGTTAAGGGGACCAAGCCCTACTACGACCTCCTGAGGAGGTTCAGGTTCCCCTCCCATAAGCGCATAGTAGGGGAGGTCTTAGCTGTATCCCTCCTGGGAGGAGCCTCCTCCTTCCTAGCCTACAGTTTCGATCCAGCCAGCCTTTTCAAAGGGGTTTTCTACGGGTTCTCGGGGGTGTTCCTGCCCTTGATAGGGGCGGGGTTAGCGGCCTCAAAGATTATCGGGAGGGATCCCATCCTGAACTTGAGGAGGAGCCTAGCCTTAGCCCTCTTCTCATCCATATTATGGGCTGTCACGGGCTTCCTGGGGGGAGTCCTGGGGAGGCTTCACAGCTCCTTCAGGTTCCCATCGTATCCCCTCTACGCGGCGGCGCTCCTGATAACCCCTATAAGGACGCTGGCGGTCACCTCCATATCCTCCCAGAGCCCTTGGAGGAAGTTCGCCGCGTCCTTCATCGAGCCTGGATCGTATCTCTCAGCGGCCCATGTGGTGGCTGGGGCGCCGATCCGGGAGGTCCTCCAAGTCCTCCTCGCCGCCGCAGCCTTAGCCATAGCCTACGCCTCCTCGATAGGGATTTACATGGAATCCAAGGGGAGGAGGGAGCTCTCAATATCCCCATCCATGCTATTCAGGGGTTTCCTCCTCGAATGGCTCGAGGGGGATAACCGGATAGTGGAGAGGCACCTCGAGGAGCTCAGCCTGGAGGACACGGTGAAGGTGACCGTCATAAAGTTCAGGGATAAAGCCCACGCCGATCTTAGGGCGGCAGTGGCCGTGGCCAACTTCCATCCAGGACCCCTACTGAACATTGGGAGCAGCATCCTCCCATGCAGGATCCAGGAGGCCGTGAAGGAGAGGTTCAACGCGCCCATAATGGTGCCCCATGGGATCTCAGGCCACGAGAGGAACCTGGTATCCCAGGCTCAGAACGAGAAGGTGATATCCAAGGTGGTTGAGCTCCTCGAGGAGGAGGGCTCCTGGGGGGGTGTGACGGAGCCCGTTGAGGCGGCGAAGGCCAATGCCTCATCCAGATGCCAGGTCTTCCATGGATGCGCCCTGGTGACCTTAACCTTGGCACCCGGAGACTCGGAGGATATACCACCCGAGCTGGAGGAGGAGATCCTCGCCTACTCTGAAAGGTTCTTCCGGCACGCCGCCCTGGTGGATGCCCACAACTCCATAAGCAGGGTGGCTGTGCTCAACGGAGGGGACGTGGAGAACCTGAGGGGGGCGGCCGAGGAAGCCATAAGACGCGCGAGCGGGATGAGGGAGAACCCCTTCAAGCTCGGGGTGGCCGAGGTGGACCTTAAAGATTACGGGTTAAGGCATGGAGTAGGCCCCGGCACGGGATACATACTCCTAATAGGGATCCGAGATAAAATCTACTCCTACCTGATCCTGGACGGGAACAACATGGCGAGCGGGTTGAGGGAGAAGATCCATAAGGCCCTGACGCTTGAGGGTATAACCCCTGTGGAGACCATGACCACGGACACCCACGCCGTGAACGGGATAGTCACGTCTGAGCTGGGATACCATCCCATAGGGGGGGCCATCCCCCATGAGGACCTGATACGGAGAATACTGGATGCGGCGGCGAGGGCGAAAGCCTCCATGGCTGAGGCTGAGGCCTCCTATAGCGTGGGGGAGGTGAGGGTTAAGACCCTGGGCTTAGCCCTATTCAGCAAGCTGGCATCCTTCATGCACTCCACGGGCCGCTTCATAGCGGCCTCAATGATACCCCTGATAGCCTCATCCATAACCCTGCTATCATTAATGGTTGGATGGATCCCGTAG
- a CDS encoding NAD(P)/FAD-dependent oxidoreductase: MEYYDAVVVGGGPAGLTAARVLAEKGLDVAVFERDTAFGRKPCGEAVSEGALRDAGLEPSPRFVRNEIKGALVYPPDEANPITIERGSEFMGVGYILDKPGFLQALGERAEAEGARIELGWNVEGASRMGSRFKVAVKDMGRPGGFEAVECRFLLGCDGYASAVRRGFFKPSRMEMISCIQYVMTGCELEDEHVMEFYVGRRVAPGGYAWIFPRGGGVANVGIGVRGGSPKTYLDRFIGDHSEKFRSAEIVKVGGAPVVISGQLDRIVGDSVLLCGESAGQVIPLTGAGIHTSIVAGKLAAEAVSKSLGELGGEAEEPLQRYPLEYHRIYGRRIERSLKALRVIENLSDEDLNTLASLVNGRDVVNLANGENLEGVAKKLMRHPTLALKVAYSLLR; the protein is encoded by the coding sequence ATGGAGTATTATGATGCAGTCGTGGTGGGCGGCGGCCCCGCAGGGCTTACGGCCGCCAGGGTGTTGGCTGAGAAGGGCCTGGACGTGGCGGTCTTTGAGAGGGACACGGCCTTCGGGAGGAAGCCCTGCGGCGAAGCCGTATCAGAGGGAGCTTTAAGGGACGCTGGCCTCGAGCCCTCACCCAGGTTCGTCAGGAACGAGATTAAGGGGGCCCTCGTCTACCCTCCGGATGAGGCCAACCCTATAACTATAGAGAGAGGCTCCGAGTTCATGGGGGTTGGATACATCCTCGATAAGCCAGGGTTCCTCCAAGCCTTAGGGGAGAGGGCTGAGGCGGAGGGTGCGAGGATCGAATTGGGCTGGAACGTGGAGGGGGCTTCAAGGATGGGGTCGCGCTTCAAAGTCGCGGTGAAGGATATGGGGAGACCTGGAGGATTTGAGGCTGTGGAGTGCAGGTTCCTGTTGGGCTGCGATGGATACGCCTCAGCCGTTAGGAGAGGGTTCTTCAAGCCTTCAAGGATGGAGATGATCTCATGCATCCAATACGTTATGACTGGCTGTGAATTGGAGGATGAACACGTCATGGAGTTCTACGTGGGGCGTAGGGTGGCCCCCGGGGGATACGCCTGGATATTCCCGAGGGGGGGAGGCGTGGCCAACGTGGGGATAGGCGTCAGGGGAGGCTCCCCGAAGACTTATCTGGACAGGTTCATAGGGGATCACTCCGAAAAGTTTAGGTCCGCCGAGATAGTGAAGGTGGGGGGAGCCCCCGTCGTCATAAGTGGACAATTGGATAGGATAGTGGGGGATTCCGTACTCCTATGCGGCGAATCCGCAGGCCAGGTCATACCTTTGACGGGGGCTGGGATCCACACGAGCATAGTCGCCGGGAAGCTCGCGGCCGAGGCGGTCTCCAAGTCACTAGGGGAGCTGGGCGGGGAGGCGGAGGAGCCACTTCAAAGATACCCATTAGAGTATCATCGGATCTACGGGAGGAGGATCGAGAGGAGCCTGAAGGCTCTAAGGGTCATAGAGAACCTGAGCGATGAAGACTTGAACACCCTGGCATCCCTCGTCAACGGTAGGGATGTAGTGAACTTGGCGAACGGGGAGAACCTGGAGGGAGTGGCTAAGAAGCTTATGAGGCACCCCACCCTAGCCCTCAAAGTCGCATATTCCCTCTTGAGATAG